A stretch of Candidatus Vicinibacter affinis DNA encodes these proteins:
- a CDS encoding GWxTD domain-containing protein, whose translation MKFHHCLLFIILSINEALGINADIKHYNFYIDGAHFTEIVYYLPTSGLKCTYYPDSSFQNNIGLTLVLKSGQRIIKVEKLHLESPRYHQRKPLLHIMRWALSPGSYQLESTVFDAQNPSQEITLITLMEVPDFQKKVSLSSLQLFSICHNSTDTNLVNTKNGFYYEPLPYQFIDRNQNILFTYVESYHTDRIKRENYFLKYRLHSLDSNLNKLLIDEWILRKEHRERDIILNTKDISQIPSGKYILSVFLMDRNNFIYDSSSTEFERFNPFWDKLIHLSYASKKDEQYFSQLSDDSVYISLKSLYPIISSNEQGFIDYLINNNRLTEKRNYLYRYWNETHPDSAHFAYVSYMEEVKKVDQMFPSGFGRGFESDRARIYLRYGKPLEVFKEDQDSGAFPYEIWKYDKIKKTGQNNVKFIFYNSDLGGSNYRLLHCNAYGERKNERWELELYRKVNDEYEGENPFDATGVKRTFSRRAREYFEE comes from the coding sequence ATGAAATTTCATCATTGCCTTTTGTTTATTATATTGAGCATAAACGAGGCATTAGGGATTAATGCTGATATAAAACATTACAACTTTTACATTGATGGCGCCCATTTTACTGAGATAGTATATTATTTACCCACATCCGGACTAAAGTGCACTTATTACCCAGACAGTAGTTTCCAGAACAACATCGGTTTAACGCTTGTATTGAAGAGTGGTCAACGGATCATAAAAGTCGAAAAATTGCACCTGGAAAGTCCAAGATACCATCAACGCAAACCCCTACTTCATATCATGAGGTGGGCGCTGTCTCCTGGTAGCTATCAATTGGAGAGTACTGTTTTTGATGCCCAAAACCCCTCACAAGAAATCACCCTGATAACACTTATGGAGGTTCCTGATTTTCAAAAAAAAGTTTCACTATCCAGTCTTCAATTATTTTCAATTTGCCATAACTCTACAGACACAAATTTAGTTAATACAAAAAATGGATTCTATTATGAACCTTTACCCTACCAATTCATTGACCGGAATCAAAACATTTTATTTACATATGTAGAGAGTTATCACACCGATAGAATTAAAAGGGAAAACTATTTTTTGAAATATAGATTACATAGTTTAGATAGTAACTTAAATAAATTGTTGATCGATGAATGGATTTTGCGTAAAGAGCATAGAGAGCGAGACATTATATTGAATACAAAAGATATAAGCCAAATTCCCTCAGGCAAATATATCCTTAGCGTTTTTTTAATGGATAGGAATAATTTTATTTATGATTCGAGTTCAACTGAATTCGAACGGTTCAATCCATTTTGGGATAAATTAATTCATTTAAGTTATGCCTCTAAAAAAGACGAGCAATATTTTAGTCAACTCTCAGATGACAGTGTTTACATTTCACTAAAATCACTCTACCCTATTATTTCGAGTAATGAGCAAGGATTTATTGATTATTTAATTAACAATAACCGTTTGACGGAAAAACGAAATTATTTATACCGATATTGGAATGAAACCCATCCTGATTCAGCACATTTTGCCTATGTTAGCTATATGGAAGAAGTTAAAAAGGTTGATCAAATGTTTCCATCCGGATTTGGGCGAGGCTTTGAATCGGATAGAGCACGTATTTACCTAAGGTACGGAAAACCATTGGAAGTATTTAAAGAAGATCAAGACAGCGGAGCCTTTCCGTATGAAATTTGGAAATATGACAAAATAAAAAAGACCGGACAGAATAATGTCAAGTTCATTTTTTATAATTCTGATCTTGGAGGAAGCAATTACAGGTTGCTTCATTGCAATGCCTATGGAGAGCGAAAGAACGAAAGATGGGAGCTTGAATTGTACCGAAAAGTCAATGATGAATATGAAGGTGAAAACCCTTTTGATGCAACAGGGGTGAAAAGGACATTCAGCAGAAGAGCGAGAGAGTATTTTGAAGAATAA
- the smpB gene encoding SsrA-binding protein SmpB, protein MKGPEIVNRKASHLFQFIQSYEAGIMLKGTEVKSIRDGRANLSDAYCIFESGELWIKNLHISEYDAGAHNNHEPKRSRKLLLNKLELRKLERRVSEKGMAIVPYRIYFSERGITKVEIVLATGKKSFDKRESIKEKDQKRDMDRAIKSH, encoded by the coding sequence ATGAAAGGGCCGGAAATAGTCAACAGAAAGGCATCTCATCTGTTTCAGTTTATTCAAAGCTATGAAGCAGGCATTATGCTCAAAGGAACAGAGGTTAAATCAATTCGAGACGGAAGAGCAAACCTAAGTGATGCTTATTGTATTTTTGAATCGGGTGAATTGTGGATTAAAAATCTACATATTTCAGAATATGATGCCGGAGCCCACAACAATCACGAACCGAAGCGAAGCAGGAAACTTTTATTGAATAAACTCGAGTTAAGAAAGCTTGAAAGGCGTGTTTCCGAAAAAGGTATGGCAATAGTTCCCTATAGAATTTATTTCAGTGAACGAGGAATTACAAAAGTTGAAATTGTACTCGCTACAGGAAAAAAATCCTTCGATAAAAGGGAGTCAATAAAAGAAAAGGACCAAAAAAGGGACATGGACAGAGCAATCAAAAGTCATTAA
- a CDS encoding DPP IV N-terminal domain-containing protein — protein sequence MNSLVSSQKRNLTLEEIYQQKKFKEEEIIGFKYMNDGFSFSRLVNNKIIRFNIENRALIDTIFDGDNILDARIRDRISDYLFSDDEQKILLICAKEQIYRHSFISEVWVYDLKKRLVFRVHPKGKIKYPSFNASGDKIAFVLENDIYYQDLNNGSVVRVTHDGCTNKIINGSSDWVYEEEFTLTRAYEWSPNGDQILYLKFDESKVEEVYIDYFEEDLYPHRKSLKYPKVGSKISLVTAWNFNLKKNKATSLNFDNWVLGDYYLPRIQWLPDNQRVCLTLLNRPQNKLDLLISNVSDGKTSLLFNRISDSYIQLANPLYFSPDLKFFLMRDNRDGYSQLYKYDLDGKLVGQLTFGNNEITNILHTNFLTNMIFFQRSENLGIERKIYKLNLNGNELNCLTPKSGFHEAIIGKNNNCILVTNSDFNGPPQYNILDLDGNYIYHVEGNEHLINAMQEFNISEVEHQLISNRNGDLLNSMMIKPSNFDPDKKYPVLMYVYGAPGKQEVLNKWNSFRYYWWFQFLAQQGYLIFLVDNRGTPGRGDLFQKVSYKQLGKYELEDQIDAVGYLKTKSYVDASRIGIFGWSYGGYMSTLCIFKHSDIFKVSIAGAPVSNWQWYNCVYTERYMGTVSINKQSYLDNSPVYFTNGLKGAYLLIHGLADDNVHFQHSAELVNSLVKNNKQFESFFYPNSKHTIANGQAAFHLFTKMTQFIYEKL from the coding sequence ATGAACTCGTTGGTTTCATCGCAGAAGAGAAATCTAACATTGGAAGAAATTTATCAGCAGAAAAAATTCAAGGAAGAAGAAATCATTGGATTTAAGTATATGAATGATGGCTTTTCGTTTTCTCGCCTGGTAAATAATAAAATTATTCGATTCAACATTGAAAATAGAGCCCTGATAGATACGATTTTTGATGGAGATAATATTTTGGATGCCAGAATTAGGGATAGAATATCAGATTACCTTTTTTCTGATGACGAACAAAAAATTTTATTGATTTGTGCTAAAGAACAAATTTACCGACATTCATTTATTTCAGAGGTTTGGGTTTATGATTTGAAGAAGAGGTTGGTTTTTAGAGTTCATCCAAAGGGAAAAATTAAATATCCTTCATTTAATGCTTCAGGTGACAAAATTGCCTTTGTTTTGGAAAATGATATTTACTATCAGGACTTGAATAATGGGTCAGTAGTAAGAGTAACTCATGATGGGTGTACCAACAAAATTATTAATGGGTCTTCGGATTGGGTGTATGAAGAGGAATTTACACTCACAAGGGCTTATGAATGGTCTCCCAATGGGGATCAAATTCTTTATTTAAAATTTGATGAGTCCAAAGTTGAAGAGGTCTATATAGATTATTTTGAGGAAGACTTGTATCCACATAGAAAAAGCCTAAAGTATCCTAAAGTGGGCAGTAAGATTTCTTTGGTAACTGCCTGGAATTTTAATTTAAAAAAAAATAAGGCTACCTCACTAAATTTTGACAATTGGGTTTTGGGTGATTATTATTTACCTCGTATACAATGGCTGCCGGATAATCAAAGGGTTTGTCTCACATTATTGAATCGACCGCAAAACAAATTAGATCTTTTAATAAGTAATGTGTCTGACGGCAAGACAAGTTTACTCTTCAATAGAATCAGTGATTCCTATATTCAACTTGCGAATCCTTTGTATTTTAGTCCTGATTTGAAGTTTTTTTTAATGAGGGATAATAGAGATGGTTACAGCCAATTGTATAAATATGATCTTGATGGAAAATTAGTTGGTCAATTGACTTTTGGTAATAATGAAATCACCAACATCCTGCATACAAATTTTTTGACCAATATGATTTTTTTTCAGAGATCTGAAAATTTGGGAATTGAAAGGAAGATTTACAAATTGAATTTGAATGGAAATGAGCTAAATTGCCTTACCCCTAAATCGGGATTTCATGAAGCAATAATTGGAAAAAATAACAACTGTATTTTAGTCACTAATTCCGATTTTAACGGTCCTCCTCAATATAACATTTTAGATTTAGATGGAAACTATATTTATCATGTAGAAGGTAATGAGCACCTGATTAATGCCATGCAAGAATTTAATATTTCTGAGGTAGAACATCAACTTATTTCAAACAGGAATGGGGACTTGCTGAATTCAATGATGATTAAACCATCCAATTTTGACCCGGACAAAAAATATCCTGTTTTAATGTATGTGTATGGAGCACCAGGTAAGCAGGAAGTGTTAAATAAGTGGAATTCTTTTCGGTATTATTGGTGGTTTCAATTTCTTGCACAACAGGGCTATTTAATATTTTTAGTGGACAATCGTGGAACTCCCGGACGTGGTGATTTGTTCCAGAAGGTATCCTATAAGCAACTAGGGAAGTATGAATTGGAAGATCAAATAGATGCTGTGGGGTACTTGAAGACTAAAAGCTATGTTGACGCCTCAAGAATTGGTATCTTTGGCTGGAGTTATGGAGGGTATATGTCTACGTTATGCATTTTTAAACACAGTGATATTTTTAAAGTGTCCATAGCCGGAGCTCCGGTTAGTAATTGGCAATGGTATAATTGTGTTTATACCGAAAGATATATGGGGACAGTTTCAATTAACAAGCAGTCATATTTGGATAATTCACCTGTTTATTTTACGAATGGCTTAAAAGGTGCTTATTTACTGATTCATGGGTTGGCTGATGACAATGTTCATTTTCAACATTCCGCCGAATTGGTGAATTCTTTAGTTAAAAATAACAAGCAATTTGAATCTTTTTTTTATCCAAATAGCAAACATACCATTGCGAACGGTCAGGCTGCTTTCCATTTGTTTACTAAAATGACACAATTTATTTATGAAAAACTTTAG
- a CDS encoding aldehyde dehydrogenase family protein, with protein MSVAISSTVNICFMHESFELLRKSFLTTQIPSVKERTDGLKRLRKNIIICQQELLDAFTQDFKKSSFEVDASEILICLREINNTLKNLKYWTQDKKVNTDILLFGTSNYIRVEPKGVVLIISPWNYPFLLALLPLISAYSAGNKIIVKPSEYSPAVSLVIQKIISLSFKTNEVICILGGADTGNELVSMPFNHIFFTGSKKVAAKILNSAAKNLTSVTLELGGKSPAIIDDDFSLKLAVERIAHAKILNAGQTCIAPDFVLIHHSKLTEFVRLWKEKLTEWFGSNMTDHPDYCGIIHQNHFSRMLQMVDKSISEGALLSEELEFNTKNLKIKPALLLNSKFSHESMKEEIFGPILPIITYENIETEIPFLQAMDRPLSLYIFSHRKIFIDNLLNRLRSGGVTLNNCLINFCEISLPFGGDHQSGTGFTHGYFGFMEFIHQRAVSKQGFLPSTLKLFYPPYTFLKSKLLRILIKYFS; from the coding sequence ATGTCAGTAGCAATTTCAAGCACTGTCAACATCTGTTTTATGCACGAAAGCTTTGAATTATTACGAAAATCCTTTTTGACGACTCAAATTCCATCCGTTAAAGAAAGAACGGATGGACTTAAGAGATTAAGAAAAAACATAATCATTTGTCAACAGGAACTGCTTGATGCTTTCACTCAGGATTTCAAGAAATCTTCATTTGAAGTGGATGCCTCGGAAATTCTTATTTGTCTTAGAGAAATAAATAATACCCTTAAGAATTTAAAATATTGGACTCAGGACAAAAAAGTAAATACAGATATTTTATTGTTTGGTACTTCTAATTATATTAGAGTAGAACCCAAAGGAGTGGTCTTAATTATTTCACCTTGGAATTATCCTTTTTTATTAGCATTGTTACCCCTTATTTCTGCTTATTCAGCAGGGAATAAAATAATTGTTAAACCTTCTGAGTATTCACCCGCTGTATCACTAGTTATTCAAAAAATCATTTCCTTGAGCTTTAAAACCAATGAAGTGATTTGTATTTTAGGAGGCGCCGACACTGGAAATGAGTTGGTTTCAATGCCATTTAATCATATTTTTTTTACAGGTTCAAAAAAGGTGGCAGCAAAAATTTTGAATTCGGCTGCCAAAAATTTGACCTCTGTTACACTTGAATTGGGAGGCAAAAGTCCTGCAATTATTGATGATGATTTTAGCTTGAAGTTGGCGGTCGAAAGAATAGCACATGCCAAAATATTAAATGCCGGCCAGACTTGTATAGCCCCGGACTTTGTATTGATACATCATAGTAAGCTAACAGAATTTGTCAGGTTATGGAAGGAGAAACTTACAGAGTGGTTTGGATCGAATATGACAGACCATCCGGACTATTGTGGAATAATACACCAGAATCATTTTAGCAGAATGCTCCAAATGGTGGATAAAAGCATTTCTGAAGGTGCATTACTCTCGGAAGAACTGGAATTCAATACTAAAAACCTGAAAATCAAACCTGCTTTATTATTGAATTCCAAATTCAGTCATGAATCAATGAAAGAGGAAATATTTGGCCCTATACTTCCAATTATTACCTATGAAAACATCGAGACAGAGATCCCTTTTCTTCAAGCCATGGATAGACCTCTAAGCTTGTATATCTTTAGTCATCGAAAAATATTTATCGACAATTTATTAAATAGACTCAGGTCAGGAGGAGTCACTTTAAATAATTGCTTGATTAATTTCTGTGAAATAAGTCTTCCATTTGGAGGAGATCACCAAAGTGGAACTGGATTTACTCATGGCTACTTTGGATTCATGGAATTTATACATCAAAGAGCGGTATCGAAACAAGGATTTTTGCCGTCAACTCTTAAATTATTTTATCCTCCATATACATTTCTCAAAAGCAAATTGTTAAGAATTCTGATTAAATATTTTTCATAG
- a CDS encoding NADP-dependent malic enzyme codes for MDIFQNALELHKKLRGKLSVENRFDVCSKDDLSLVYSPGVAAPCEAIHADPALVYDYTIKGNTVAIVSDGSAVLGLGNIGAHAAIPVMEGKAMLFKRFAGINGFPICIQTQDTEEIISIVKNISPVFGGINLEDISSPRCFEVEKRLQDIGIPVFHDDQHGTAIVVLAAIMNYCRLTSRKMEDLSIVINGAGAAGIAISRYLGRKDPHTPNQKIAKEIIVCDSTGVLAPTRTDLNEFKIELLSYTNPRGIEGTVHDAIKGADVFIGVSKAGLLYREDIQTMAKDPLILALANPVPEILPEEAYAGGALVVGTGRSDFPNQVNNVLAFPGIFLGAMRARAPRINLAMKFAAAEAIASGIQNVTRDQLIPPVMDESIALKVADAVSNIWINRSK; via the coding sequence ATGGATATCTTTCAAAATGCATTAGAACTCCACAAGAAATTAAGAGGGAAACTTTCTGTGGAAAATAGATTTGACGTTTGTTCCAAAGATGATTTATCTCTGGTGTATTCACCTGGCGTTGCAGCTCCTTGTGAGGCTATTCACGCTGATCCTGCATTGGTGTATGACTATACCATTAAAGGGAATACGGTTGCAATTGTATCCGATGGTTCAGCAGTCCTTGGATTGGGGAATATTGGTGCTCACGCAGCTATTCCTGTAATGGAAGGTAAGGCCATGTTGTTTAAAAGATTCGCGGGAATTAATGGCTTTCCAATATGTATTCAAACACAGGATACAGAAGAAATCATTTCCATTGTTAAAAATATATCACCGGTATTCGGAGGCATAAACCTTGAAGACATTTCCTCTCCAAGATGTTTTGAAGTAGAAAAGCGATTACAGGATATAGGAATTCCGGTTTTTCATGACGATCAACATGGGACAGCCATTGTGGTACTTGCTGCCATCATGAATTACTGCAGGCTTACCTCAAGGAAAATGGAAGATTTAAGCATTGTCATCAATGGAGCAGGTGCTGCCGGTATCGCCATAAGCAGGTACCTGGGCAGAAAAGATCCACATACCCCAAATCAAAAAATTGCGAAAGAAATAATTGTCTGTGATTCTACGGGTGTTTTAGCCCCAACAAGAACAGACTTAAATGAATTTAAAATTGAATTATTGTCTTATACCAACCCCAGAGGCATTGAAGGTACAGTTCATGATGCCATCAAAGGCGCAGATGTTTTTATTGGGGTGAGCAAGGCCGGTCTATTGTATCGGGAGGATATTCAAACCATGGCAAAGGACCCACTCATACTTGCCCTAGCCAATCCGGTTCCTGAAATTTTACCGGAAGAAGCTTATGCAGGTGGAGCATTGGTGGTTGGAACTGGAAGATCGGATTTTCCAAATCAAGTAAATAATGTATTGGCTTTTCCTGGGATTTTCCTGGGAGCAATGAGGGCAAGAGCTCCAAGAATAAATTTAGCTATGAAATTTGCCGCTGCGGAAGCAATAGCAAGTGGGATCCAAAATGTTACCAGAGATCAATTGATACCACCAGTGATGGATGAATCAATTGCACTGAAAGTGGCAGATGCTGTCAGTAATATTTGGATCAATCGCAGTAAATAA
- a CDS encoding acylphosphatase, with protein sequence MTKALSIRVYGKVQGVNYRLFAYRLAQELNLMGWVENKDDGTVQLHAEGDESQLKNLVDGLRIGPTQARVDKLELSQIDSFNCHEFIIKK encoded by the coding sequence ATGACCAAAGCCTTGTCCATAAGGGTATATGGAAAAGTGCAGGGAGTTAATTACAGACTTTTTGCCTACAGATTGGCTCAGGAGCTGAATCTAATGGGATGGGTGGAAAATAAGGACGACGGCACTGTACAATTGCATGCCGAAGGAGATGAATCCCAACTCAAAAATTTAGTTGACGGACTTAGAATTGGCCCAACCCAAGCAAGAGTGGATAAGTTGGAATTAAGCCAGATAGATAGCTTTAATTGTCATGAATTCATCATTAAAAAATGA
- the bcp gene encoding thioredoxin-dependent thiol peroxidase, translated as MDLFKPTFSIERGSKLPDFKLKKQDGSWVHLNQINSQWLVLFFYPQDNTPTCTKEACNLKDNYSTLKEHGVLILGVSPDDEKSHQKFIAKYNLPYDLVVDENHKLASFLGIWGQKKFMGKIYDGIHRVTLVLNSKHELHDYIYPVKSGEHADQILNCILQ; from the coding sequence ATGGATTTATTTAAACCAACCTTCTCTATTGAAAGGGGATCCAAACTTCCTGATTTTAAATTGAAAAAACAAGACGGGTCTTGGGTTCATCTTAATCAAATCAATAGCCAATGGTTGGTCCTGTTTTTTTATCCACAGGACAACACCCCCACTTGCACAAAGGAGGCTTGCAATCTAAAAGACAACTACAGCACCTTGAAGGAGCACGGCGTGCTAATTTTAGGAGTAAGTCCGGATGACGAAAAAAGTCATCAAAAATTTATTGCCAAGTATAATTTACCTTATGATCTGGTCGTGGATGAAAATCATAAATTAGCATCTTTTCTTGGGATCTGGGGGCAAAAAAAATTTATGGGTAAAATTTACGACGGTATTCACCGGGTAACTTTAGTATTAAACAGCAAGCATGAACTGCATGATTACATTTATCCGGTAAAGTCTGGAGAACATGCGGACCAAATTTTAAATTGTATTCTGCAATGA
- a CDS encoding M23 family metallopeptidase: MKKGLWVFICLCFAFSSDVNSPMECPDVNFRIGSPVRQRISMTGSFGEIRNNHFHAGTDIRSSHGASPDELLATGEGFISKIKIEAENYGKSLYIQHPGGFTTMYAHILKFRPDIDARIKMEQYKQEKFEIELNFTPSEFPVNQGDSVAYMGNTGSSRGTHLHFELRTTGTNEVLDPMDYGLPVDDLIAPIIRRIKIYGFNTDGDLISEKIYNKSRLTTKASVPGDILAIGVDASDHSDNSWNTTGIKSIKLFVDGGLFYHFTTDRWSLDDALYVNAHIDYRNKSKSLGNFHRCFKIAGNKLGLYKTIQNDGLFYMTDSVSHDVRLEVLDAKGNSSEINFEVQKSNYTMPVKTNPLPDLIKFDQPYFINFGSACINFLEGAFYDNLECKFDSTQNYSKLAYSPWIGIVSKPEPVHKIFDIKMRPNRTIPDHLKPKCFIAAKRGNQIINTGRSKWEDDQLISSYRQLTYFSIMVDTIPPSIIPITFRTDMTNKRSMSFKLSDNLTTPAKVENLKYNAYVDGQWVLMEYDKKSQSIRHEFESWLGKGKHELLISAVDERGNSRNYHASFIR, translated from the coding sequence ATGAAAAAGGGTCTTTGGGTATTTATTTGTTTGTGCTTTGCATTCAGTTCGGATGTCAATTCTCCAATGGAATGTCCGGATGTTAACTTTAGAATTGGGTCGCCGGTTCGCCAAAGAATATCTATGACTGGTAGTTTTGGAGAAATCCGAAACAACCACTTCCATGCCGGCACTGACATTAGATCTAGTCATGGGGCCTCCCCGGATGAATTATTGGCAACTGGCGAAGGTTTCATAAGTAAGATCAAAATTGAAGCAGAGAACTACGGAAAATCCCTCTACATTCAGCATCCCGGTGGCTTTACCACCATGTATGCCCACATCCTTAAGTTTAGGCCTGATATTGACGCTCGCATTAAAATGGAGCAATACAAGCAAGAGAAATTTGAAATTGAATTAAATTTCACTCCATCTGAGTTTCCTGTAAATCAGGGTGATTCAGTTGCATACATGGGCAATACAGGATCCAGCAGAGGAACTCATTTGCATTTTGAACTCAGGACTACCGGAACCAATGAAGTCCTGGATCCGATGGATTATGGTTTGCCGGTAGATGATCTGATTGCACCAATAATCAGGAGAATAAAAATTTACGGATTCAATACCGATGGAGATTTGATCTCAGAAAAAATTTATAACAAATCCCGTTTAACAACAAAGGCTTCTGTGCCTGGCGATATTCTTGCAATTGGGGTGGATGCTTCAGATCATAGTGATAATTCCTGGAACACTACAGGCATTAAATCAATAAAATTGTTCGTTGATGGTGGGCTTTTTTATCACTTTACTACTGACAGATGGTCGCTTGATGATGCATTGTATGTGAACGCTCACATTGACTATAGAAATAAATCCAAATCATTGGGAAACTTTCACCGATGTTTTAAAATTGCCGGTAATAAATTAGGTCTTTATAAAACTATCCAAAATGACGGACTTTTTTACATGACGGACAGTGTCTCTCATGATGTGCGATTGGAAGTATTAGACGCTAAAGGAAATTCTTCTGAAATTAATTTTGAGGTACAAAAATCTAATTATACCATGCCAGTTAAAACAAATCCTCTTCCGGATTTGATAAAATTTGACCAGCCTTATTTTATAAATTTTGGTTCAGCATGTATTAACTTTTTGGAAGGGGCATTTTATGATAATCTTGAATGTAAGTTTGACAGCACTCAAAATTATTCCAAGCTTGCTTACAGTCCTTGGATCGGAATTGTATCTAAGCCTGAACCCGTTCATAAAATATTTGATATCAAGATGAGACCAAATCGGACCATCCCTGATCATTTAAAACCAAAATGTTTCATTGCTGCTAAAAGAGGGAATCAAATTATTAATACAGGGAGAAGCAAGTGGGAGGATGATCAATTGATAAGCAGTTATCGACAATTAACTTATTTTTCCATCATGGTTGATACCATACCTCCTTCAATAATCCCCATTACATTTCGAACAGATATGACTAATAAAAGGTCAATGAGTTTTAAATTATCTGACAATTTAACAACACCAGCCAAAGTCGAAAATTTGAAATACAATGCCTATGTAGATGGGCAATGGGTACTCATGGAATACGATAAAAAATCCCAATCTATTCGCCATGAATTTGAAAGTTGGCTAGGGAAAGGCAAACATGAACTATTGATTTCTGCAGTCGATGAAAGAGGCAATTCAAGAAATTACCATGCTTCGTTCATTCGTTAA
- a CDS encoding methylmalonyl Co-A mutase-associated GTPase MeaB encodes MDFRKNAESWAKAIMEGNRLALVKSITLMESFRPEDRILARQILNCIKPPTEKSLRIGVTGAPGVGKSSLIEAIGLLEIESGNRPAVLSIDPSSMLTKGSILGDKSRMVALSTHQKAYVRPSSAGVFLGGLSGHTYESILLCEAAGFNRIFIETVGTGQSDISVFSLCDITMLLIQPGSGDDLQAIKKGIMEWADIFIVTKDDGEFIKKSTLTYKDLLAGLTFQASENGIIPKKVLKASVHNPKSIEEICRHIEYCYNILIANNQIVNLRSTHLAQFFTLEWPRLIQDYIMQDVKTMEHIDHLTSEIENSKLDLENAIQKLIRFIFARHF; translated from the coding sequence TTGGATTTTAGAAAAAACGCAGAGTCTTGGGCTAAAGCCATTATGGAAGGCAACAGGTTGGCCTTGGTAAAGTCAATCACCCTAATGGAATCATTCCGCCCCGAAGATAGAATTCTGGCAAGGCAAATTTTAAACTGTATTAAACCTCCAACTGAAAAGTCTCTCAGGATTGGGGTTACCGGCGCCCCTGGCGTTGGTAAAAGCTCTCTGATTGAAGCTATAGGTTTATTGGAAATAGAATCAGGAAATAGACCGGCAGTGTTAAGCATAGACCCCAGTTCAATGTTGACAAAAGGCAGCATACTGGGGGATAAATCAAGAATGGTGGCATTGTCGACTCATCAAAAAGCTTATGTAAGGCCAAGCTCTGCGGGTGTTTTTCTTGGCGGACTCTCTGGACATACCTATGAGTCTATTCTTTTATGCGAAGCGGCAGGTTTTAACCGGATTTTTATTGAAACCGTCGGTACGGGCCAGTCAGATATTTCCGTTTTTTCCTTATGTGACATTACCATGTTATTGATTCAGCCGGGCTCTGGAGATGACTTACAAGCCATTAAAAAAGGAATTATGGAGTGGGCTGACATTTTCATTGTGACCAAAGATGATGGCGAATTCATCAAAAAATCAACCTTGACTTACAAAGATTTACTGGCTGGCTTGACATTTCAAGCATCTGAAAATGGAATAATTCCCAAAAAAGTACTCAAAGCCTCTGTCCACAACCCAAAAAGCATTGAAGAAATTTGCAGACATATTGAATATTGTTATAATATTTTAATTGCTAATAATCAAATTGTAAACTTAAGGAGTACACACCTGGCTCAATTTTTCACTCTGGAGTGGCCAAGGCTGATACAGGACTATATCATGCAGGATGTAAAAACTATGGAACACATCGATCATTTAACATCCGAAATAGAAAATAGTAAACTAGATCTTGAAAATGCCATCCAAAAGCTAATAAGGTTTATTTTTGCACGGCATTTTTAG